The following proteins are co-located in the Polymorphospora rubra genome:
- a CDS encoding DUF3710 domain-containing protein has product MIFSRRRGGSGRHARDERSGGPADVARDSPAEADAAPEHGPYDSSEAPEGVQRLDLGSLHIPAVEGVEVRVQANPDGSVQQVVLVDGGNALQLAVFAAPRTEGIWDEFREEIRTSLFNDGVAAQESEGDHGVELRARVRTPEGLTDLRFIGVDGPRWMVRGIYQGPVAVDPDAGARLVQAFEGLVVDRGDEAKPVREPLPLRLPREVAEQQAARQQVAQQQAEQQAAAPATNGGAPAGQQPHKRKPSPRPRRSE; this is encoded by the coding sequence GTGATCTTTTCCCGGCGACGCGGCGGCTCCGGACGGCACGCCCGCGACGAGCGGTCCGGCGGTCCGGCCGACGTCGCGCGCGACAGCCCGGCCGAGGCGGACGCGGCACCCGAGCACGGGCCGTACGACAGCTCGGAGGCGCCGGAGGGCGTGCAGCGGCTCGACCTGGGCAGCCTGCACATCCCGGCCGTCGAGGGGGTCGAGGTCCGGGTGCAGGCCAACCCCGACGGCAGCGTTCAGCAGGTCGTGCTGGTCGACGGCGGCAACGCGCTCCAGCTCGCCGTGTTCGCCGCGCCGCGTACCGAGGGCATCTGGGACGAGTTCCGTGAGGAGATCCGGACCTCGCTGTTCAACGACGGTGTCGCGGCGCAGGAGAGCGAGGGCGACCACGGTGTCGAGCTGCGGGCCCGGGTACGTACCCCGGAAGGGCTGACCGACCTGCGTTTCATCGGCGTCGACGGGCCGCGGTGGATGGTGCGCGGGATCTACCAGGGACCGGTCGCGGTCGATCCCGACGCCGGCGCCCGTCTCGTCCAGGCTTTCGAGGGCCTGGTGGTCGACCGGGGCGACGAGGCCAAGCCGGTGCGCGAGCCACTGCCGCTGCGGCTGCCCCGTGAGGTCGCCGAGCAGCAGGCGGCCCGCCAGCAGGTCGCCCAGCAGCAGGCGGAGCAGCAGGCGGCGGCGCCGGCGACCAACGGCGGCGCACCGGCCGGCCAGCAGCCGCACAAGCGCAAGCCCTCGCCCCGGCCGCGCCGGTCCGAGTGA
- a CDS encoding APC family permease: MAHPTTLMKRLLLGRPFRSDRLKHTLLPKRVALPVFASDALSSVAYAPDEILLTLSIAGASAFIFSPWVGLAVVVVMLTVVASYRQTVHAYPSGGGDYEVATVNLGQKAGVGVASALMVDYVLTVAVSVSSGVANLGSVLPFVATHKVGIAVGAVVLLTAINLRGLRESGTALAIPTYGFIIVVGGMILTGLVRVVVLGHDLRAPSADLVISAEWHDLTGVAMVFLLLRAFSSGCAALTGVEAISNGVPAFKPPKSRNAATTLLLLGSVSVGLIVGIIWLARLTGLQFVEDPAQQIESGPAGYVQKTVTAQLGETIFGSGSVLLFLVVAATAMILFLAANTAFNGFPVLGSILAQDRYLPRQLHTRGDRLAFSNGIVFLAVFAIVLIVGFQAEVTRLIQLYIVGVFVSFTLSQAGMIRHWNRRLRTERDPLARRRMLRSRAINGFGMGLTGTVLVIVLVTKFLLGAWIAIAAMAVIYLLMLTIRRHYDRVAAELEPDDEGRPVLPARNHAVVLVSKLHRPTLRAVAYAQATRPDTLTAVTVNVDDTDTQKLQRDWERHGVPVPLTVIDSPYREITRPVIDFVKAARRDAPRDVVTVFIPEYVVGHWWENLLHNQSALRLKGRLLFEPGVMVTSVPWQLASTANKNLARYDATLTLGPARGPRAAHRDPYPSVDGDRAGDGDGVADRGAAPARGEG, translated from the coding sequence GTGGCCCATCCGACCACGCTGATGAAGCGGCTGCTGCTGGGCCGACCGTTCCGGTCGGACCGGCTCAAACACACCCTGTTACCGAAGCGCGTCGCGCTGCCGGTGTTCGCGTCCGACGCGCTGTCCAGCGTGGCGTACGCCCCGGACGAGATCCTGCTGACGCTGTCGATCGCCGGCGCGTCCGCGTTCATCTTCTCGCCCTGGGTCGGGCTGGCCGTGGTCGTGGTGATGCTGACCGTGGTCGCCAGCTACCGGCAGACGGTGCACGCCTACCCGTCCGGGGGCGGCGACTACGAGGTGGCCACCGTCAACCTCGGCCAGAAGGCCGGGGTCGGGGTGGCCAGCGCGCTGATGGTGGACTACGTGCTGACCGTCGCGGTCTCGGTCTCCTCCGGGGTGGCCAACCTCGGCTCGGTGCTGCCGTTCGTCGCCACCCACAAGGTCGGCATCGCGGTCGGCGCCGTCGTCCTGCTGACCGCGATCAACCTGCGCGGCCTGCGCGAGTCCGGCACCGCGCTCGCCATCCCGACGTACGGCTTCATCATCGTCGTGGGCGGCATGATCCTGACCGGTCTGGTCCGGGTGGTCGTGCTCGGCCACGACCTGCGGGCGCCGAGCGCCGACCTGGTGATCAGCGCGGAGTGGCACGACCTGACCGGGGTGGCGATGGTGTTCCTGCTGCTGCGGGCGTTCTCGTCGGGCTGCGCGGCGCTGACCGGCGTGGAGGCGATCTCCAACGGCGTACCGGCGTTCAAACCACCGAAGAGCCGCAACGCGGCGACGACGCTGCTGCTGCTCGGCTCGGTCTCGGTCGGCCTGATCGTCGGGATCATCTGGCTGGCCCGGCTCACCGGCCTGCAGTTCGTCGAGGACCCGGCCCAGCAGATCGAGTCCGGCCCGGCCGGGTACGTGCAGAAGACGGTCACCGCCCAGCTCGGTGAGACGATCTTCGGCTCCGGGTCGGTGCTGCTCTTCCTGGTCGTCGCCGCGACCGCGATGATCCTCTTCCTGGCCGCCAACACCGCGTTCAACGGCTTCCCGGTGCTCGGCTCGATCCTCGCCCAGGACCGCTACCTGCCCCGCCAGCTGCACACCCGCGGCGACCGGCTGGCCTTCTCCAACGGCATCGTCTTCCTCGCCGTCTTCGCGATCGTGCTCATCGTCGGCTTCCAGGCCGAGGTGACCCGGCTGATCCAGCTCTACATCGTCGGGGTGTTCGTCTCGTTCACCCTTTCGCAGGCCGGCATGATCCGGCACTGGAACCGGCGGCTGCGCACCGAACGCGATCCGCTGGCCCGCCGCCGGATGCTCCGCTCGCGGGCGATCAACGGCTTCGGCATGGGGCTGACCGGCACCGTCCTGGTCATCGTGCTGGTCACCAAGTTCCTGCTGGGCGCCTGGATCGCGATCGCCGCGATGGCGGTGATCTACCTGCTGATGCTGACCATCCGGCGGCACTACGACCGGGTCGCCGCCGAACTCGAACCCGACGACGAGGGCCGGCCGGTCCTGCCGGCCCGCAACCACGCGGTCGTACTGGTCAGCAAGCTGCACCGGCCGACGCTGCGGGCGGTCGCCTACGCCCAGGCGACCCGCCCCGACACGCTGACGGCGGTGACCGTCAACGTCGACGACACCGACACCCAGAAGTTGCAGCGCGACTGGGAACGGCACGGGGTACCGGTACCGTTGACCGTCATCGACTCGCCCTACCGGGAGATCACCCGGCCGGTCATCGACTTCGTCAAGGCCGCCCGCCGGGACGCGCCCCGCGACGTGGTCACCGTCTTCATCCCCGAGTACGTCGTCGGCCACTGGTGGGAGAACCTGTTGCACAACCAGAGCGCGTTGCGGCTGAAGGGCCGGCTGCTCTTCGAGCCGGGCGTCATGGTGACCAGCGTCCCGTGGCAGCTCGCGTCGACCGCCAACAAGAACCTGGCACGGTACGACGCGACGCTCACCCTCGGCCCGGCCCGCGGGCCGCGGGCCGCCCACCGCGATCCGTACCCGTCGGTGGACGGGGACCGGGCCGGTGACGGTGACGGTGTCGCGGACCGGGGCGCCGCCCCGGCCCGGGGGGAGGGGTGA
- a CDS encoding class I SAM-dependent RNA methyltransferase has product MVAGEPVEGDRVELVVGAVAHGGHCVARHDGQVVFVRHALPGERVVAEITELHRGYLRADAVAVLDPAPDRVPPPCPYARPQLCGGCDLQHVAPAAQLVWKADVVREQLHRLGGLTPDEVADLGVTVEALPGGPLGWRTRVRYAVDAAGRAGLLRHRTHQVVPVDRCLIAHPAVRELPVLAAAGRRWPAADGVETVASSGGDVTVRALAGDTATVVDGPATVTERAAGRDWRLPAEAFWQVHPAAADALVGAVVDLLDPRPGESAWDLYGGAGLFAAAVAGRVGPAARITLVEAAPVGVAAARDNLRDLPRVEIVAARVETALARRRITGPVDLVVLDPPRAGAGAAVVRALVGATRRAVAYVACDPAAFARDVATFRSAGWRLAELRAFDLFPMTQHVECVGLLLPPR; this is encoded by the coding sequence ATGGTGGCGGGCGAGCCGGTCGAGGGCGACCGCGTCGAACTCGTCGTCGGGGCGGTCGCGCACGGCGGGCACTGCGTGGCCCGGCACGACGGGCAGGTGGTCTTCGTCCGGCACGCCCTGCCCGGCGAGCGGGTGGTCGCCGAGATCACCGAACTGCACCGCGGCTACCTGCGCGCCGACGCGGTGGCGGTCCTCGACCCGGCGCCGGACCGGGTGCCGCCGCCGTGCCCGTACGCCCGGCCGCAGCTGTGCGGCGGCTGCGATCTCCAACACGTCGCGCCGGCCGCGCAGCTGGTCTGGAAGGCCGACGTCGTACGCGAACAGCTGCACCGCCTCGGCGGGCTGACCCCCGACGAGGTCGCCGACCTGGGGGTGACGGTCGAGGCGCTGCCGGGCGGTCCGCTCGGCTGGCGGACCCGGGTGCGGTACGCCGTCGACGCGGCCGGCCGGGCCGGACTGCTGCGCCACCGCACCCACCAGGTCGTGCCCGTCGACCGCTGCCTGATCGCGCACCCCGCCGTACGGGAACTGCCGGTACTGGCCGCCGCCGGCCGGCGCTGGCCGGCGGCCGACGGGGTGGAGACGGTCGCGTCGTCCGGCGGCGACGTGACCGTACGCGCCCTCGCCGGCGACACCGCGACCGTCGTCGACGGGCCCGCGACGGTGACCGAACGGGCCGCCGGCCGGGACTGGCGGCTGCCGGCGGAGGCGTTCTGGCAGGTGCACCCGGCGGCGGCCGACGCCCTGGTCGGTGCCGTGGTCGACCTGCTCGACCCGCGGCCGGGGGAGTCGGCCTGGGACCTGTACGGCGGTGCCGGGCTCTTCGCCGCGGCGGTGGCCGGGCGGGTCGGGCCGGCGGCCCGGATCACGCTGGTCGAGGCGGCGCCGGTGGGCGTCGCGGCGGCCCGCGACAACCTGCGTGACCTGCCGCGGGTCGAGATCGTGGCGGCGCGGGTCGAGACCGCGCTGGCCCGCCGCCGGATCACCGGACCGGTCGACCTGGTGGTGCTCGACCCGCCGCGGGCCGGCGCCGGGGCCGCGGTGGTACGCGCGCTGGTCGGGGCGACCCGACGGGCGGTCGCGTACGTCGCCTGCGATCCGGCGGCCTTCGCCCGCGACGTGGCGACATTCCGGTCCGCCGGCTGGCGGCTGGCGGAGCTGCGGGCGTTCGACCTGTTTCCGATGACCCAGCACGTGGAGTGCGTCGGCCTGCTCCTCCCACCCCGCTGA
- the dxs gene encoding 1-deoxy-D-xylulose-5-phosphate synthase, protein MSVEEGPAGDGRLVSTVRGPQDVKRMSVEELEILAAEIRDFLVAKVSRTGGHLGPNLGVVELTIAMHRVFDSPRDKFLFDTGHQAYVHKMLTGRQEGFDQLRQRGGLSGYPSQAESEHDLIENSHASTALSYADGLAKAFALRGEQRSVVAVVGDGALTGGMCWEALNNIAGARNPLVIVVNDNGRSYAPTIGGLADHLSALRLNPGYEKVLDLVKESLGSTPLVGKPMYEVLHAVKKGIKDAVSPQTMFEDLGLKYVGPIDGHDVVAVESALRKAKGFGGPVIVHAVTRKGYGYRPAEEDEADCLHGPSSAFDVETGKLLAAPSVKWTHVFAEELVDIADERPDVVGITAAMAEPTGIAALARKYPERTYDVGIAEQHAATSAAGLALGGLHPVVAVYATFLNRAFDQVLLDVAMHKLPVTFVLDRAGVTGPDGPSHYGIWDMSVFGVVPGLRIAAPRDAATLREELREAVAVDDGPTILRFPTGSVAADLPAVRRVGPVDVLTEAERKDVLLVAVGAFGQLGVQVAARVAEQGYGVTVVDPRWVRPVPAELVTLAAGHRLVVTVEDGVRNGGVGDALAKELRDADVRVPLRDLGVPAQWHPHGTRAQILGDLGLTAQDVARQVTGWVSRLDDAGERELPVPAPDAWGVQAK, encoded by the coding sequence ATGAGCGTTGAAGAAGGTCCGGCCGGCGACGGTCGTCTGGTGAGCACGGTCCGCGGCCCGCAGGACGTCAAGCGCATGTCGGTCGAGGAGTTGGAGATCCTCGCCGCGGAGATCCGGGACTTCCTGGTGGCGAAGGTCTCACGCACCGGCGGTCACCTCGGACCCAACCTCGGCGTCGTCGAGCTGACCATCGCGATGCACCGGGTCTTCGACTCGCCCCGCGACAAGTTCCTGTTCGACACCGGCCACCAGGCGTACGTACACAAGATGCTGACCGGCCGGCAGGAGGGCTTCGACCAGCTCCGCCAGCGCGGCGGCCTGTCCGGCTACCCGAGCCAGGCCGAGAGCGAGCACGACCTGATCGAGAACTCGCACGCCTCGACCGCGCTGTCCTACGCCGACGGGCTCGCCAAGGCGTTCGCCCTACGCGGCGAGCAGCGCAGCGTGGTGGCCGTGGTCGGCGACGGCGCGCTGACCGGCGGCATGTGCTGGGAGGCGCTGAACAACATCGCCGGTGCCCGCAACCCGCTGGTCATCGTCGTCAACGACAACGGCCGGTCGTACGCGCCGACGATCGGCGGCCTGGCCGACCACCTGTCCGCGCTGCGGCTCAACCCCGGCTACGAGAAGGTCCTCGACCTGGTCAAGGAGTCGCTCGGCTCGACGCCGCTGGTCGGCAAGCCGATGTACGAGGTGCTGCACGCGGTCAAGAAGGGGATCAAGGACGCGGTCTCCCCGCAGACGATGTTCGAGGACCTCGGCCTGAAGTACGTCGGCCCGATCGACGGCCACGACGTCGTCGCCGTCGAGTCGGCGCTGCGCAAGGCCAAGGGCTTCGGCGGCCCCGTCATCGTGCACGCGGTCACCCGCAAGGGGTATGGCTACCGGCCGGCCGAGGAGGACGAGGCCGACTGCCTGCACGGCCCGAGCAGCGCGTTCGACGTCGAGACCGGCAAGCTGCTGGCCGCCCCGTCGGTGAAGTGGACCCACGTCTTCGCCGAGGAACTGGTCGACATCGCCGACGAGCGTCCCGACGTGGTCGGGATCACCGCCGCGATGGCCGAGCCGACCGGTATCGCCGCGCTGGCCCGCAAGTATCCCGAGCGCACCTACGACGTCGGCATCGCCGAGCAGCACGCCGCCACCTCGGCGGCCGGGCTGGCGCTCGGTGGCCTGCACCCGGTCGTGGCGGTCTACGCGACCTTCCTCAACCGGGCCTTCGACCAGGTGCTGCTCGACGTTGCCATGCACAAACTGCCGGTCACCTTCGTGCTCGACCGGGCCGGCGTCACCGGCCCGGACGGGCCGAGCCACTACGGCATCTGGGACATGTCGGTCTTCGGGGTGGTGCCCGGCCTGCGGATCGCCGCCCCCCGCGACGCCGCCACCCTGCGCGAGGAGTTGCGCGAGGCGGTCGCCGTCGACGACGGCCCGACCATCCTGCGCTTCCCGACCGGTTCCGTCGCCGCCGACCTGCCGGCCGTGCGCCGGGTCGGCCCGGTCGACGTGCTCACCGAGGCCGAGCGCAAGGACGTGCTGCTCGTCGCGGTCGGTGCCTTCGGGCAGCTCGGTGTCCAGGTGGCGGCCCGGGTCGCCGAGCAGGGCTACGGCGTGACCGTGGTCGACCCGCGCTGGGTCCGTCCGGTCCCGGCCGAGCTGGTCACCCTGGCCGCCGGCCACCGGCTGGTGGTCACCGTAGAGGACGGGGTACGCAACGGTGGCGTCGGTGACGCGCTGGCCAAGGAGCTGCGCGACGCCGACGTCCGGGTGCCGCTGCGTGATCTCGGCGTGCCGGCCCAGTGGCACCCGCACGGCACCCGGGCCCAGATCCTCGGCGACCTCGGGCTGACCGCGCAGGACGTGGCCCGCCAGGTGACCGGCTGGGTGTCCCGGCTCGACGACGCCGGCGAGCGGGAGCTGCCGGTGCCGGCGCCCGACGCCTGGGGCGTACAGGCCAAGTGA
- a CDS encoding DUF3159 domain-containing protein, which yields MTSGQPPTAKADTAGTPDEERMPTFAEQMAEQLGGWRGLVESGIPVVVFVLVNLIFELRPAIIAAVGVAVAIAVLRLTQRKPVRHAINGLFGVGIGAFIALRSGEARDFYLPGIFYGVAYGVVLLASVAIRQPLVGWLWSVIAGGGKSDWRHNPRLVSTFNWLTILWGVVWLTKVGVQAAFYLANMETALGVARLALGYPPYALLLAITVWAVRRVTRTEAATPASA from the coding sequence ATGACGAGTGGACAGCCCCCGACGGCCAAGGCGGACACGGCCGGCACGCCCGACGAGGAGCGGATGCCGACCTTCGCCGAGCAGATGGCCGAACAACTCGGCGGCTGGCGCGGACTGGTCGAGTCGGGCATCCCGGTCGTCGTCTTCGTGCTGGTGAACCTCATCTTCGAGCTGCGCCCCGCGATCATCGCGGCGGTCGGCGTGGCGGTGGCGATCGCCGTCCTCCGGCTGACCCAGCGCAAGCCGGTCCGGCACGCGATCAACGGCCTGTTCGGCGTCGGGATCGGCGCGTTCATCGCCCTGCGTTCCGGCGAGGCCCGGGACTTCTACCTGCCCGGCATCTTCTACGGCGTGGCGTACGGGGTGGTGCTGCTCGCCTCGGTGGCGATCCGGCAGCCGCTGGTCGGCTGGTTGTGGTCGGTGATCGCCGGCGGCGGGAAGTCGGACTGGCGGCACAATCCGAGGCTGGTCAGCACCTTCAACTGGTTGACCATCCTGTGGGGCGTGGTGTGGCTGACCAAGGTGGGTGTGCAGGCCGCCTTCTACCTGGCCAACATGGAGACGGCGCTGGGCGTCGCCCGGCTGGCACTGGGCTATCCGCCGTACGCGCTGCTGCTGGCGATCACCGTCTGGGCGGTGCGCCGGGTCACCCGTACCGAGGCGGCCACCCCCGCCTCCGCCTGA
- a CDS encoding OB-fold nucleic acid binding domain-containing protein, protein MATDERPSLRRFFQRLTASEAELDAQELRRESADAGCVPARQCRRGEVASVSGRLRTVVYTPRTNLPTLEADLFDGTDVVTLVWLGRRQITGIEPGRQLTARGRVAVRDDRKVIYNPYYELEPPR, encoded by the coding sequence ATGGCGACCGACGAGCGGCCATCACTGCGCCGCTTCTTCCAGCGGCTGACCGCCAGCGAGGCGGAGCTCGACGCGCAGGAGCTGCGCCGGGAGAGCGCCGACGCCGGTTGCGTGCCGGCCCGGCAGTGCCGCCGGGGCGAGGTGGCCTCGGTGTCCGGCCGGCTGCGTACGGTCGTCTACACGCCACGCACGAACCTGCCCACCCTGGAGGCGGACCTCTTCGACGGCACCGACGTGGTGACCCTGGTCTGGCTGGGCCGGCGGCAGATCACCGGCATCGAGCCGGGACGGCAGCTGACCGCGCGGGGTCGTGTAGCCGTACGCGATGACCGTAAAGTCATCTACAACCCTTACTACGAGCTGGAACCGCCCAGGTGA
- a CDS encoding potassium channel family protein, with amino-acid sequence MTVRVAIAGAGNVGRSIAQELIENGHQVMLIERQPRMLRPERVPQAEWILADACELASLEEADVASCDVVVAATGDDKVNLVVSLLAKTEFAVARVVARVNRAENEWLFTEQWGVDVAVSKPRVMAALVEEAVTVGDLVRLMTFRQGEANLVEITLPATAPYVGQPIRDVPLPRDAALVAILRGRRVLVPSPDDPLESGDELIFVCTADMEDAVRQVVLGADSVERTRNGS; translated from the coding sequence GTGACCGTGCGGGTCGCCATCGCGGGGGCCGGCAACGTCGGCCGCTCCATCGCGCAGGAGCTGATCGAAAACGGCCACCAGGTGATGCTCATCGAACGGCAGCCGCGGATGCTGCGCCCGGAACGGGTGCCGCAGGCCGAGTGGATCCTCGCCGACGCGTGCGAACTCGCCAGCCTCGAGGAGGCCGACGTCGCCAGCTGCGACGTGGTCGTCGCGGCGACCGGCGACGACAAGGTCAACCTGGTGGTGTCGCTGTTGGCGAAGACCGAGTTCGCGGTCGCGCGGGTGGTGGCCCGGGTCAACCGGGCCGAGAACGAGTGGCTCTTCACCGAGCAGTGGGGCGTCGACGTCGCGGTGAGCAAGCCGCGGGTGATGGCCGCCCTCGTCGAGGAGGCGGTCACCGTCGGCGACCTGGTGCGGCTGATGACGTTCCGGCAGGGCGAGGCGAACCTGGTCGAGATCACCCTGCCGGCCACCGCGCCGTACGTCGGACAGCCCATCCGCGACGTGCCGCTGCCCCGCGACGCCGCCCTGGTCGCCATCCTCCGCGGCCGGCGGGTGCTGGTGCCGAGCCCGGACGACCCGCTCGAGTCCGGCGACGAGCTGATCTTCGTCTGCACGGCGGACATGGAGGACGCGGTACGGCAGGTCGTGCTCGGCGCGGACAGCGTCGAACGGACCCGCAACGGGTCCTGA
- a CDS encoding PT domain-containing protein, giving the protein MGGGENSTTGGEDRERCRPDRKDYSLSVKHDKGEEYAVLRIRNESSKGEEYVLSSDRDKDKKIKGYVKAHDDDYQRVKWEPGTTWTLYIAGFRYSETLGHKPTHKPTHRPTHKPTHKPTHSPTHTPTHKPTHKPTATPTKKDELPVTGASTSTAAGVGLALVGAGAVALLVGRLRRRVE; this is encoded by the coding sequence GTGGGAGGGGGCGAGAACAGCACCACCGGCGGCGAGGACCGGGAGCGTTGCCGTCCGGACCGGAAGGACTACAGCCTGTCGGTCAAGCACGACAAGGGCGAGGAGTACGCCGTCCTGCGGATCCGCAACGAGTCGTCGAAGGGCGAAGAGTACGTCCTGAGCAGCGACCGGGACAAGGACAAGAAGATCAAGGGCTACGTGAAGGCCCACGACGACGACTACCAGCGCGTCAAGTGGGAGCCCGGAACGACCTGGACGCTGTACATCGCCGGCTTCAGGTACAGCGAGACGCTGGGACACAAGCCGACGCACAAGCCGACCCACCGGCCCACGCACAAGCCCACGCACAAGCCGACGCACAGCCCGACGCACACGCCGACCCACAAGCCGACGCACAAGCCGACCGCGACGCCGACGAAGAAGGACGAGCTGCCGGTGACCGGTGCCTCGACCTCGACCGCGGCGGGCGTCGGGCTGGCCCTGGTCGGGGCGGGTGCGGTGGCCCTGCTCGTCGGCCGCCTGCGCCGCCGGGTGGAGTAG
- a CDS encoding potassium channel family protein, with protein MHIVIMGCGRVGSTLAQRLEALGHSVAVIDQNADAFRRLGPDFGGVTVTGIGFDGEVLRAAGVERADAFAAVSSGDNSNIISARLARETFGVNRVVARIYDQKRAEVYERLGIPTVATVRWTADRILHHVVPEGMEIFRDPTSTVSIIEVPTHRDWVGRPLRGLEEATGARAAYLIRFGIGTLPTASTVVQEGDQIFMLVTDDITDTVTAVAAGTPEGGR; from the coding sequence GTGCACATCGTGATCATGGGCTGTGGTCGGGTCGGCTCGACCCTCGCCCAACGGCTGGAGGCTCTCGGGCACTCCGTCGCGGTCATCGACCAGAACGCGGACGCCTTCCGGCGGCTCGGGCCGGACTTCGGCGGGGTCACGGTCACCGGCATCGGCTTCGACGGCGAGGTGCTGCGGGCGGCCGGGGTCGAGCGCGCCGACGCCTTCGCCGCCGTCTCCAGCGGCGACAACTCCAACATCATCTCGGCCCGGCTGGCCCGCGAGACCTTCGGCGTCAACCGGGTGGTGGCCCGGATCTACGACCAGAAGCGGGCCGAGGTCTACGAGCGGCTCGGCATCCCGACGGTGGCGACCGTGCGCTGGACGGCCGACCGGATCCTGCACCACGTCGTCCCCGAGGGCATGGAGATCTTCCGCGACCCGACGAGCACCGTGTCGATCATCGAGGTCCCGACCCACCGGGACTGGGTCGGCCGGCCACTGCGTGGCCTGGAGGAGGCGACCGGGGCCCGGGCCGCCTACCTGATCCGGTTCGGGATCGGCACGCTGCCCACCGCCTCCACCGTCGTGCAGGAGGGCGACCAGATCTTCATGCTGGTCACCGACGACATCACCGACACCGTGACGGCGGTCGCGGCCGGTACGCCGGAAGGGGGGCGGTGA
- a CDS encoding DUF3093 domain-containing protein yields the protein MAPGPTGPGGAADGYAERLSLPWWLWLAGIAAGGLFAAEIWMGADGVRAWLPFVVIPPLVLGTLWWLGRIRVAVTDGELRVDDARLPVRFVADAIALDAAGRREVLGVGADPLAFVVQRPWVPGAVQVVLDDPDDPTPFWVVSSRDPVRLAEAILAARDA from the coding sequence GTGGCGCCGGGCCCGACCGGGCCGGGTGGCGCCGCCGACGGGTACGCCGAGCGGTTGAGCCTGCCCTGGTGGCTGTGGCTGGCCGGGATCGCGGCCGGCGGGCTGTTCGCGGCGGAGATCTGGATGGGCGCCGACGGCGTACGCGCCTGGCTTCCGTTCGTGGTGATACCGCCGCTGGTCCTCGGCACGCTGTGGTGGCTGGGCCGGATCCGGGTCGCGGTCACCGACGGCGAGCTGCGGGTCGACGACGCCCGGCTGCCGGTGCGCTTCGTGGCCGACGCGATCGCCCTGGACGCGGCCGGCCGGCGGGAGGTGCTCGGGGTCGGTGCCGACCCGCTCGCGTTCGTGGTCCAGCGCCCGTGGGTGCCGGGTGCGGTGCAGGTGGTGCTCGACGACCCCGACGACCCGACGCCCTTCTGGGTGGTCAGCTCCCGGGACCCGGTCCGGCTGGCCGAGGCCATCCTCGCCGCCCGCGACGCCTGA
- a CDS encoding DUF4193 domain-containing protein — MATDYDAPRRDEVDLGEDSLEELKARRVDSQSGAVDVDEAEVAESFELPGADLADEELTVKVLPMQSDEFRCARCFLVHHRSQLAVERNGELICRECA, encoded by the coding sequence ATGGCCACCGACTACGACGCTCCGCGTCGCGACGAGGTTGACCTCGGCGAGGACAGCCTGGAAGAGCTCAAGGCACGACGCGTCGACTCGCAGTCCGGCGCGGTGGATGTCGACGAGGCCGAGGTGGCCGAGAGCTTCGAGCTGCCCGGTGCCGATCTGGCTGACGAGGAGCTCACGGTCAAGGTGCTGCCGATGCAGTCGGACGAGTTCCGCTGCGCGCGCTGCTTCCTTGTGCACCACCGCAGCCAGTTGGCCGTTGAACGCAACGGCGAACTGATCTGCCGGGAGTGCGCCTGA